A part of Ammospiza caudacuta isolate bAmmCau1 chromosome 7, bAmmCau1.pri, whole genome shotgun sequence genomic DNA contains:
- the RGS2 gene encoding regulator of G-protein signaling 2 has product MQSALLLAVPHGGRMERGGRRRSEPEEADKGSMKRTIIKDWKTRLSYFLQNSSNSNKRKSKKAGKHRNYFRPSPEEAQLWSEAFDELLANKYGLAAFRAFLKSEFCEENIEFWLACEDFKKTKSPQKLTLKAKKIYNDFIEKEAPKEINIDFQTKNMIAQNIQEATHTCFSVAQKRVYSLMENNSYPRFLESEFYQELCKKTPISRAAQGT; this is encoded by the exons ATGCAGAGCGCGCTGCTGCTGGCGGTGCCGCACGGCGGGCGCATGGAGcggggcggccgccgccgcagcGAGCCGGAGGAGGCTGACAAGGGCAGCATGAAGAGAACGAT CATTAAAGACTGGAAAACAAGACTGAGCTACTTCCTGCAAAACTCTTCCAATTCTAACAAAAGGAAATCTAAGAAGGCAGGGAAACACCGCAACTACTTTAG ACCTTCGCCTGAAGAAGCGCAGCTGTGGTCAGAAGCCTTTGATGAACTGCTTGCTAACAAAT atGGTCTTGCTGCTTTCCGAGCTTTTTTAAAGTCTGAGTTTTGTGAAGAGAACATCGAGTTCTGGCTGGCCTGTGAGGACTTCAAGAAAACGAAATCACCCCAAAAGCTGACattgaaagcaaagaaaatctaCAATGACTTCATTGAAAAGGAGGCTCCCAAAGAG atAAACATAGACTTCCAGACCAAGAACATGATCGCACAGAACATCCAGGAAGCCACCCATACCTGCTTCAGTGTGGCACAGAAGAGAGTTTACAGCTTAATGGAGAATAACTCCTACCCACGGTTTTTGGAATCTGAATTCTATCAGGAACTGTGCAAGAAGACACCTatcagcagagcagcccagggcacatga